The segment CCCATCGCCTTCCTCTGCGCCAGCCTGATGGCCATGGCGTTCATGGGGTTCACGAAACTCTTCGGCATCGCCGTATAAAAGGGCGGCAAGGACCGCATCATGAACTGGGACGAGGTCGGGCCGTACCTGACAAACGCGTGGGTGGTCCTCGGCGCCCTGGCCGTGGTCTTCGGCGTCGTTCTGGCCGTCGCCAACCGTTTCTTCAGCGTCGTCGTCGACCCGCGCCAGGCCGAGATCGAGGAAGCCCTCCCCAAGGCGAACTGCGGGGCGTGCGGCTACGGCGGGTGCGCCGCCTATGCCGAGGCGATCGTCCTGGGCAAGGCCGACGCCAACTTCTGCATCCCCGGCGGGTCCGAGACGGCCGTTCACATCGGCCGCATCATGGGCCTCACGGTCGCCGGCATCACCCCCAAGGTGGCCGTCGTCAAGTGCCAGGGATCCCGAGAGAACACCTCCGAGCGGTTCCGCTACGTCGGCGAGCGCGATTGCCGCGCCGCCGCCGCCACCCAGTACGGCCAGACCGCCTGCCCCTACGCCTGCCTGGGATTCGGCACGTGCGTGCGGGCCTGCCCGTTCGACGCCATGGTCGTGGACGCGGAAACGGGCCTCCCGCGGGTCCTGGAGGACCGCTGCGTGGCC is part of the Planctomycetota bacterium genome and harbors:
- a CDS encoding RnfABCDGE type electron transport complex subunit B — translated: MNWDEVGPYLTNAWVVLGALAVVFGVVLAVANRFFSVVVDPRQAEIEEALPKANCGACGYGGCAAYAEAIVLGKADANFCIPGGSETAVHIGRIMGLTVAGITPKVAVVKCQGSRENTSERFRYVGERDCRAAAATQYGQTACPYACLGFGTCVRACPFDAMVVDAETGLPRVLEDRCVACGTCAEVCPKNIIEILPKERYIHVLCRNQDPGKVVRQVCKVGCIACRKCEKVCPVEGGAVHVTGNLAAVDMETCISCGKCTQECPVACIGNFRKLRRDAKKRTGAASEAA